The segment cagaCTGGCAGTCATTGAGTGTACCCATGCctggaagtaaaagcaggaagtgtacccttCAATCTGCACCGTGATTTGTTGAGTgaacaaaaaaaatacattccatGAGCTACATCAGTTAGCATCATATGAATTagcattctacattaccatggcaatCCAGCATCAGTTTTAACAACATTTTAAATTAGCATGGAAAtgattgcatcacaataccaggcagcaaGTGCGagtgttatttatttattagttttctagtcaaattgccagggttagagggttCAATATCTTTCTTTTAATTCAATTTCTACAGCATGAACAACATTACTGGGATTGTGGAACTGTGTCTACATGGATTTTAATGTCATTTATGTCAAAGTATCTAGCTAGCTTTTCAGGCAAAAATGTAAACATTACAAGAACATATAATAATTTTCAGCTAATGTTAGACCGTTTCTGTCTAGACAACTAGCTAACGATAGCTAGCTTGCCGTTAGCTAAATTAAAGTAAAGCATAAAGTGTCTAGTTAGATAACTACAAGTCAAACTTTGACTCAAAATGGTGAAGCTAACACGCTAGCTAGCTTAAAAAACATGACAAATATTGTTAGCAAACTTGCTAATGTGTAGCCAACGTTACAGCCACAGATAGAAAAATATTTGCTACAGCTATCAAGGCTAATGTTActtaatttagctagctagcttctactTTTCCAAGCGAaagtacacacacaccttttgGGCGCTGTCGGCTCCATGGTTTACAACTTCAGATAGTCACCCTGGAGATTAAAACGTTAAAATATAACAAATTCAAACAAATATTTGTGCTATTTTCATTTTCTGTTTCTGTCGTTGTTTTCAGGCAAGAGGGCCAGCTGTAGTGTCAAAGATTCTTCTTTAAGTTTTATCGGCGAATCGCAACCAACTGAGGCGCATACagcgccacctactgtactggagtgtgaggccacaccacacctaccacctccgatacttcgcctcctgtcttcagctcactctgcttacactttctaccattcttctttaaCAAATCATCTCCCATCTCCCTTTTTTAACCAATTCAAGCttaccctcttcctccctctctcttaccctctgcctctctttttccctccattcctcctaaTCCAAGTATACGTgtccttatgataatactgcacttcACCTGACATATATATTGTTCTTGCCTTCTCAAGGAACGCCATTTAACCGGCTGCCACAATCTCCGTAGCACTCCAAAGTACATCCAACTTGTAAAGAAGCTATTTTGTCTTGATCTTCTTCTTTATCAATATCTACCTCAACGcttttccatttaaaaaaaagcaCACTCTTCCAACCACATCCAGCCTTCCACACATTCCCCAGTGGAGTTTCCCTTCCTATAGAAGAACAGAATTCCCGCCATGAACCTTTCTTTGAAATCCAGCCAACACTCTCTTTCTCTGAAAGACTATCATGCTATCAAATGTCAAATTATTCTTTAAAGTTTTAAAAGCCTTATCACATGCCTCAGTCCACCAAGGAACTATATTTCGTCTACCTTCCCCCCATCTTATTTGAATAGCATATTTGGCATCGTCAAAgattttttataactaacccatTTTATAACTTACTCATTGTGTGGCAGTATCAAAGATAATCAAGACAAACCACAGCCTGTCATTTGCAATGGGAAAAAttgagtcatagtgggcagaacaagcaacgAGGGGGCAGAGCCATGCACGAGTTAGCCTATTGGCGTGTTCTAGCATATATTTTAAtttttccgttagggaacgcctactctgtgaagtgttCATGTGCAATAactctattttattttatttaacctttatttaactaggcaagtcagttaataagaacaaattgttatttacaatgatgtcctACCAAAAGACAAAAGACCTCCTGCGTTTGTTttaaactttggcaaagggtgaAGTCTACAATACTTATTCCACTCTGTTTGTAACATAGTATAGTTTTGAggacagaaaactgtattgagatcaaatgtttcaacGATGAGAACATTCTGTAGAATTTCGGTCAAAATCCATCTCGTCCCATCTACCCACACTGTCCGCCACTGGGCTTCCtgtcatcaccatatttggtagtgagtggaaacaccAAACGGATGCTTCACATGTAAACATCcggtctcattgttctatctgtggtggtATCGTCTTCGGATTTGCAGTGTGTAACGGCGCTTACATTAACCGAAcagctctctctgctgttctggAGCTATGAACGTAAATTCATCCAGTCCGTCGAGAAAAAAACAAAGTATAGCTAGTGACAAACATAGAAAGACTCCTATGTACCGATTGTTATATTTCATTTGACATCAAACCGCTAGAAAATATATTGAATAaagcgtcattgtaaataagaatttgttcttaactgacttgcctatttaaaaaaaggttaaataaaaaataaaaacttgcCAAGCATAATGGGCCAATTACAATGTAGGATTAGGTAACCAATCACGAATCACGTTGTTACGACGTCCAGTACGACTGCGCACGCTGGCATGAGagaaacaaaaaatatatttatcaaCTTTCCAAACCGGTAAGCTACCTAAATGAATAATTATTTCATATTGAATTGGTTTTGAACACGCGATATATGCTTTGATATTTCTCCGTTATTTTTTTGAAGTTAGCCTGCTAACGCTAGCCAGGAAACCATTCATAGCAGGGTAACTAAGGCTAAACCACAGATACAAGAAGTTAGTTATCATAATATTTGGCGAAATTGCTGTGAGATAATTATGCTTTTGGCTcacttagcacacacacacatgttcacaATTATTTTGTGTGGTAGTACAGGAGTGGCCTGAGGGCATACACTTATTGTGTTGTGAAATGTATTGTATTGTTTTTAAAATGGCATAACTGCCTTCATTTGTCTGGACACCAggaaggcagcagctaatggggattcataatacATAGAAATACACTCTCAAATGGTACTGACAATGTTTAATCTGATTTTTCTCCAGATTCAAGCATGGATGCTCAAAAAGACGTGCAACCCCCCAAGCAACAGCCTATGATATACATATGTGGGGGTAATGTCTGCTGTCCTGAAACTAATATTCTATTATACTGTACATGGGGTGCTATTCTTCTAAAAATCCATGCTTTGTCTTTGTACTGTAACTAAGACTGTTAGTGACTTTTCATAACACGCCCCCTCAGTTGTCGACCCTTGTTTTGTTCACTCATATCTATACGTGTATCTACGTGGTTGATGTACTACTGCAGCTCCTGCCTTACAGAATGCTTTCCAGTATGTCTGCTGTAGTAGTGGCTGGAATGTTTTCTCTCCTAACAGAATGCTTTGCAGTATGTCTGCTGTAGTAGTGTCTGGAATGTTTTCTCTCCTAACAGAATGCTTTGCAGTATGTCTGCTGTAGTAGTGGCTGGAATGTTTTCTCTCCTAACAGAATGCTTTGCAGTATGTCTGCTGTAGTAGTGGCTGGAATGTTTTCTCTCCTAACAGAATGCTTTCCAGTATTTCTGCTGTAGTAGTGTCTGGAATGTTTTTTCTCCTAACAGAATGCTTTCCAGTATTTCTGCTGTAGTAGTGTCTGGAATGTTTTCTCTCCTTACAGAATGCCACACTGAAAATGAAATTAAGGCTCGTGATCCAATCAGATGCAGAGAGTGTGGATACAGAATCATGTACAAGAAGAGAACAAAGAGATGTATCCTTTTAAATAGTGTTTCTGCTGCACTTATTTTGCTGTGACGCTGCTATTTGCCACAGAAAAATCATTGCCGCCAAGCAAAAAAAATGTGGAATGTGAAAATATATTTCTGCTGAGGCGCACTTTGAAGATGCCAGAACAGTAGACTTTTCCTGTGCAAATGAAATGAGTGATTAATAGAAAATCTGCCAAGCCCATAGTAGAATAGTTGATCTATTTACCTAGTTGGCTTGTTGTGTGTTCTATGCGAAAGGAATATTCTATTGTGGCTCAAGTTATGACTGCCAtagggcattgtgtcaagaagcagtgcggcttagtTGTGTTGTGTTTCGGAGGGCACTCggccttcgtctctcctgagtccgtacgggagttgcagtgatgagacaagactataactaccaattggataccacgaaaaaggggtacatttttaaaaatatttttttattttatgagtGCCATTGGGAATATGGATTCTGACAAGCCGTCAATGAACAACAATtcttgcagtcgcaaaaacaaatATTCCCAATATGTTAAAAGAATTCTAACAAATAATTTTACCAATGTGTTATTGGGCACATTTCTGGAGGTGGAAATTCTATTTTAGATGGTGTATGCATACTTTTATTGTCATTCATTTTGGAGTAGAATGACCTTTTTAAAAGGTCACCAGAACAGAGCTTCGGTCCTTCTACATAAGAATTCTAggtgggaccccccccccccccccctccacagccTTTTCCCCTCACACTGCTGCACATTTATCCAGAGGAAACACTGCTTTTAAATATATGCACAGATCTGAATTTGATGCTTTGAAACCTCTCTGTACGAGTGAATCATTAGTGCACATTATAGAAATTTGCCCTGTGATAGACTaacatcctgtccagggggtgtagttGTACATCAAGCTGACTCACGCTACaaaaacaggagataggctcctgc is part of the Salvelinus fontinalis isolate EN_2023a chromosome 6, ASM2944872v1, whole genome shotgun sequence genome and harbors:
- the LOC129858315 gene encoding DNA-directed RNA polymerases I, II, and III subunit RPABC4; amino-acid sequence: MDAQKDVQPPKQQPMIYICGECHTENEIKARDPIRCRECGYRIMYKKRTKRLVVFDAR